The following are encoded in a window of Congzhengia minquanensis genomic DNA:
- a CDS encoding RluA family pseudouridine synthase has product MKQFTITKNDAGQRLDKYLIKTLKTMPKSLVYKSLRKKKVKINGKRITDGGLMLYEGDVLEAYINDEFFELKDSENEFLLLTSASLDIVYEDENILLANKPQGLSVHSDETGSPDTLINRIQKYLYDKGEYDPGQDRTFAPALAHRIDRNTQGLVLAAKNAEALRVLCEKIKQKEIKKYYLCIVCGHLPEPSATLRAYHRKDETTKQAKIFDRPAPGAKEIITKYKVVKRFKNHDLAEVLLVTGRTHQIRAHMAHIGHPLFGDGKYGRPDKTLSQTRQALIAYKIRFDFQTDAGVLSYLKGMELKVKNPVLCEADIENQL; this is encoded by the coding sequence ATGAAACAATTCACCATAACAAAAAACGACGCAGGCCAACGGCTGGACAAATATTTAATTAAAACCTTAAAAACCATGCCCAAAAGCCTGGTGTATAAATCCCTGCGGAAAAAGAAAGTGAAAATTAACGGCAAACGTATTACCGACGGCGGGCTTATGCTGTATGAGGGCGACGTTTTGGAGGCCTACATAAACGACGAGTTTTTTGAGCTGAAAGACAGCGAAAACGAATTTCTGCTCCTCACCTCCGCCTCCTTAGACATTGTGTATGAGGACGAAAACATTCTTTTGGCAAACAAACCCCAGGGCTTAAGCGTTCACTCTGACGAAACCGGCTCGCCGGACACGCTGATTAACCGCATTCAAAAATATTTGTACGACAAGGGCGAATATGACCCAGGGCAAGACCGCACCTTTGCCCCTGCCCTGGCCCACCGCATTGACCGCAACACACAGGGGCTTGTTTTAGCGGCAAAAAACGCCGAGGCCCTGCGGGTGCTGTGCGAAAAAATAAAACAAAAGGAAATTAAAAAATATTACCTTTGCATTGTCTGCGGCCATCTTCCTGAACCAAGCGCAACCTTAAGGGCTTATCACAGGAAAGACGAAACCACAAAACAGGCCAAAATATTTGACCGCCCCGCTCCCGGCGCAAAAGAGATTATCACAAAATATAAAGTGGTAAAACGTTTCAAAAACCACGACCTGGCGGAGGTGCTGCTTGTCACAGGCCGCACCCACCAAATCCGCGCTCACATGGCCCATATCGGTCATCCCCTTTTCGGTGACGGCAAATATGGCCGGCCGGACAAAACCCTTTCACAAACCCGCCAGGCGCTCATTGCATATAAAATTCGGTTTGATTTTCAAACCGACGCAGGCGTTCTTTCCTATTTAAAAGGAATGGAGCTGAAAGTGAAAAACCCCGTGCTTTGTGAAGCTGACATAGAAAACCAACTGTAG